In Artemia franciscana chromosome 8, ASM3288406v1, whole genome shotgun sequence, a genomic segment contains:
- the LOC136030575 gene encoding ankyrin-3-like — protein MNKKIPVDRFLHSSSLKNVSFKEKTILLKNEADQNLEGQEVEDKVKLSFKEKTILLKNEADQNLEEQEVEDKVKLSFKDKTMPLQNEADQNLEGQEVEDKVKLSFKEKTILLKNEADQNLEGQEVEDKVKLRKWREEAILFKQMVNTSLIDAVRKGDLKQAKGLIIDFGLSYSKEWSDGYALLREALINKHIAIVKLLLHNDCKINIEYGRCSDTPLHLAVIYGDIEVIKMILDKGARINAKNIKNNGTSPLHLAASRGHKQILDCLLNHGADIDIRKNDGTSPLHLAASRGHKQIVDCLFKHGADTDVRKSDGISPLHSAASRGRARIVDCLLKQRAHVNVKKDDGTTPLHLAAYRGHTQIVDCLLKHGAAANVRKNNGASPLHEAALTGYSQSVKILLKFGARVNSRDKNERTALNYAYSKGRLEAVETLLEFGSDISFISKIDCTTFADDMNRLFSYKSYVWGHDHGEFRRFSLDGEYIRSRLLATKYIIHHVVKMVNANLFRCQTNSFIKEIMKTHFTMVILDYGNDDDKNFRLQHVRELESMERKKIPNSNVSFYEILAKGESSLAAFMRNKNVMEFLETANYEAEYPLYASILRSHFRKGVKRNDLVEPANRSFNYIFKNLTELPYDCIEKIFSYLSNEDLEDLKDVLS, from the coding sequence atgaataaaaaaataccagTTGACAGATTTTTACATTCATCCAGCTTGAAGAACGTCTCATTCAAAGAAAAGACAATACTACTGAAAAATGAAGCCGATCAGAATTTAGAAGGACAGGAAGTAGAGGACAAAGTAAAGTTGTCATTCAAAGAAAAGACAATACTGCTGAAAAATGAAGCCGATCAGAATTTAGAAGAACAGGAAGTAGAGGACAAAGTAAAGTTGTCATTCAAAGATAAGACAATGCCGCTGCAAAATGAAGCCGATCAGAATTTAGAAGGACAGGAAGTAGAGGACAAAGTAAAGTTGTCATTCAAAGAAAAGACAATACTGCTGAAAAATGAAGCCGATCAGAATTTAGAAGGACAGGAAGTAGAGGACAAAGTAAAGTTGCGGAAATGGAGAGAAGAAGCCATACTTTTTAAACAGATGGTAAACACTAGTTTAATTGATGCAGTACGTAAGGGAGACCTAAAACAAGCAAAAGGGCTAATCATAGATTTTGGGCTGTCTTACTCAAAAGAATGGTCAGATGGATACGCATTACTTCGTGAAGCGTTGATAAACAAGCATATAGCTATTGTTAAATTACTTTTGCATAACGACTGTAAAATTAACATTGAATATGGAAGGTGTTCTGATACGCCACTTCATTTGGCAGTTATTTATGGTGATATAGAAGTTATCAAGATGATATTAGATAAGGGTGCTAGAATtaatgcaaaaaatataaaaaataacggtacaagtccacttcatttagcagcttctAGAGGACACAAACAAATTCTTGATTGTCTTTTGAACCACGGGGCTGATAtagatataagaaaaaatgatggtacaagtccacttcatttagcagcttctAGAGGACACAAACAAATTGTAGATTGTCTTTTCAAGCACGGGGCTGATACTGATGTAAGAAAAAGTGACGGTATAAGTCCACTTCACTCAGCAGCTTCTAGAGGACGCGCGCGAATTGTTGATTGTCTTTTGAAGCAAAGGGCACATGTTAATGTGAAAAAAGATGATGGAACAactccacttcatttagcagcttaTAGAGGGCACACACAAATTGTTGATTGTCTTTTGAAGCATGGGGCTGCTGCTaatgtaagaaaaaataacGGTGCAAGTCCACTTCATGAAGCTGCTTTAACAGGATACTCGCAAAGTGTGAAAATATTACTCAAATTTGGTGCAAGAGTTAACTCTAGGGACAAAAATGAAAGAACAGCCCTTAATTATGCTTATTCAAAAGGGCGTTTAGAAGCTGTTGAAACACTTCTGGAGTTTGGATCTGACAtaagttttattagtaaaatagaTTGTACAACTTTTGCTGACGATATGAATCGGTTATTCTCGTACAAATCGTACGTCTGGGGGCATGATCATGGGGAATTCCGTAGATTCAGCTTGGATGGGGAATATATTAGATCCAGGTTACTAGCTACTAAATATATTATTCACCACGTGGTTAAAATGGTAAATGCAAATTTATTTCGATGTCAAACAAATTCATTcataaaagaaataatgaaaactCATTTTACTATGGTCATATTGGATTATGGAAATGATGATGATAAAAATTTTCGGTTGCAACACGTAAGAGAGCTAGAGAGTATGGAGAGGAAGAAAATTCCTAATTCCAATGTatcattttatgaaattttagcAAAAGGAGAAAGCTCGTTAGCAGCATTTATGAGGAATAAAAATGTAATGGAGTTTTTGGAAACAGCAAACTATGAAGCGGAATATCCATTATATGCTAGCATACTAAGAAGTCATTTCAGAAAGGGTGTGAAAAGGAATGACCTAGTTGAACCAGCCAATAGAAGTTTTAATTATATCTTTAAGAATTTAACTGAGTTGCCGTATGAttgtattgaaaaaatatttagctATCTAAGCAATGAAGATTTAGAAGATTTGAAGGATGTTTTGAGCTAA